Proteins encoded by one window of Orbaceae bacterium BiB:
- a CDS encoding single-stranded DNA-binding protein, translating to MAINTLTASGNAGKDAELRYLQNGTAVAEFSLPVKQGYGDNQKTAWIKCVMWGKTAELFAPNIKKGDLITVSGEFYVDEWEKDGIKRLMPCLRVNQIQPTKKLEQPNNSPAQKQNEPPMDFDDVPF from the coding sequence ATGGCAATTAACACACTAACAGCTAGCGGAAATGCTGGCAAAGATGCTGAGTTAAGATATTTACAAAATGGCACTGCTGTAGCTGAGTTTAGCTTACCAGTTAAACAAGGTTATGGCGATAATCAAAAAACAGCATGGATTAAATGTGTCATGTGGGGCAAGACTGCTGAATTATTTGCACCTAATATTAAAAAGGGTGATTTAATTACCGTTAGCGGTGAATTCTATGTTGATGAATGGGAAAAAGACGGTATTAAACGGTTGATGCCGTGCTTACGAGTTAATCAGATACAGCCGACTAAGAAGCTAGAGCAGCCCAATAATAGCCCTGCTCAAAAACAGAATGAGCCGCCTATGGATTTCGATGATGTGCCATTTTAG